In the Topomyia yanbarensis strain Yona2022 chromosome 3, ASM3024719v1, whole genome shotgun sequence genome, one interval contains:
- the LOC131693164 gene encoding prominin-like protein: protein MGVPRSISCKTTTSTTTTRVSTLRICHSRPPQNTDTVSTTTERGCDMDITSASISTSSRRSSSSTTNNSQLAIRNRHSKPSHSSTADMISTRSWRSPRPMCGPLLTVAVLLLITVFSSSNSRSSVLAQAEHILTIHTTEFSNISEKPNFVSSTSYNARGMAPLYNLTNLVTKLFVSTAPVPEDYLIVREGDIQLGPNVRENNWGPLLREYWAVLLVVIICVLLIVLMPIIGLCLCCCRCFGGCGGRTQPFDKKHDTCRRVLLGLVLICTTSSLVFGVVVAYATNSYLQHGVENITTSARYGVDDTREFLQTTSRQISQLLDTNYQELNSQLKKTLNEASDIIIQRLEEESKAEKLTTLNEFIVQLPAIKANLDRMTLLTKELRVNASQLNDGLRGVKRELLASLTKCGTQECINVMEDYKIGRLDTNGIDYNSIQDRYFPRLPDLTEITNSVQELVSGNIADAVQQGVQQLEELKKTLKQTVRDNIPLVTAAADSTGRAIKSASDKLTSQLSSLSNAIGNNSYRHLDTTDDYIAQYGIYRYYVGLAISSVLLLILMCLICGLLCGICGKRPDGYGDDCCNKGAGGRFLMFAVAIIFLTFSVILAFTLVSFLIGSVARRGVCDSLKQPRDSQIIEYIDVYFNINKHYEQIRSQSTRSDWKLQPTNRESDPIRIVEVIESCSGNNSIYQVLKLSNFYDIKEIRQFPEDYGIVRELNTLKGRIQIGKVDILKEEAQRDIELLRDSRLNDFEAYKFVDHLTSNITQNNLNDIANRLRKVAEDIPSNKDLNDIKVNLKNQALHLSSYQSNLVDPMLRYTNELVSLSTTLERSLRFGKESFAFAIDDFLTQIKEAEEYINEKGQPFVRDVVTELADGFLGQIHSYLNLVIDSTTKEIGRCGPLANVYQSMTVATCNRIVDPFNGFWAGVGWCLAIFLPTIVLCVKLSTLYQKSDPYPGPLVESEYLYDAYSERDNIPLASGPKNKRRKKSDRRRDSRERRDVYYEDGSPSGGHSREPRYNDMAPKNWDGAPPRYQNPPMAPPATEYERPPPYYYPGAPSEHE from the exons ATGGGAGTGCCTAGAAGCATCAGCTGCAAAACCACCACTTCCACCACCACGACCCGAGTATCGACGCTTCGAATTTGCCATTCACGTCCTCCTCAGAATACTGATACTGTCAGTACCACCACCGAACGGGGCTGTGATATGGATATCACTTCCGCCTCCATCAGCACGAGTAGCAGaagaagcagcagcagcaccaccAACAACAGCCAACTCGCCATCCGCAACCGCCATTCGAAGCCAAGCCATTCCTCCACAGCAGATATGATCTCAACGCGAAGCTGGCGAAGTCCACGACCGATGTGCGGTCCTTTACTGACGGTCGCCGTCTTATTGCTCATCACCGTGTTTAGCAGTAGTAACAGTCGAAGTAGTGTACTAGCACAGGCAGAGCACATTCTGACCATCCACACGACTGAATTTTCCAATATAAGCGAGAAGCCAAACTTTGTCAGCTCAACGTCGTACAACGCCCGCGGAATGGCCCCGTTGTACAATTTAACCAATTTAGTAACGAAACTGTTCGTCAGCACTGCACCGGTTCCGGAAG ACTACCTCATCGTGCGGGAAGGCGATATCCAGCTGGGCCCGAATGTGCGGGAAAACAATTGGGGGCCCCTGCTGCGGGAGTACTGGGCAGTGCTGCTGGTGGTGATCATTTGCGTCCTGCTAATCGTGCTGATGCCAATCATCGGCCTATGCCTGTGCTGCTGCCGGTGCTTCGGCGGATGTGGTGGCCGAACACAGCCTTTCGATAAGAAACACGACACCTGCCGACGGGTGCTTCTGGGTCTCGTTCTGATCTGTACTACGTCCTCGTTGGT GTTTGGCGTTGTGGTTGCCTATGCGACCAACAGCTACCTACAGCACGGCGTGGAGAACATCACAACCTCGGCGCGTTACGGAGTGGACGACACACGTGAGTTTCTGCAAACGACCTCGCGACAAATATCGCAACTGCTGGACACAAACTATCAGGAACTGAACAGTCAGCTTAAAAAGACATTGAACGAAGCCTCGGACATTATCATCCAACGACTGGAGGAAGAATCCAAGGCGGAAAAACTTACGACGTTGAACGAATTCATTGTGCAGCTACCGGCCATTAAGGCGAACCTTGACCGGATGACTCTGCTGACCAAGGAGTTGCGAGTGAATGCTTCCCAGCTGAATGATG GACTACGAGGCGTCAAGCGTGAGTTGCTTGCTTCCCTAACAAAGTGCGGTACCCAGGAGTGCATCAACGTAATGGAGGACTATAAAATTGGACGGTTGGACACCAATGGGATCGATTACAACTCG ATACAAGACAGATACTTCCCAAGG CTACCGGATTTGACTGAGATCACAAACAGTGTGCAGGAGCTGGTTTCCGGTAACATCGCCGATGCAGTTCAGCAGGGTGTGCAACAGTTGGAGGAACTCAAGAAAACCCTGAAGCAAACCGTTCGAGACAATATCCCGCTGGTGACGGCAGCGGCTGACTCTACCGGGCGGGCCATCAAATCGGCCTCCGATAAGTTGACCTCGCAGTTGAGTAGTCTGTCGAATGCGATCGGTAATAATAGTTACAGACATCTGGACACGACCGACGATTACATTGCTCAGTACGGAATCTATCGGTACTATGTTGGACTGGCCATCAGTTCGGTGCTGCTGTTGATTTTGATGTGTCTGATTTGCGGATTGCTGTGTGGAATCTGTGGAAAAAGACCGGATGGCTATGGGGACGATTGTTGCAATAAGGGCGCTGGTGGGCGGTTTCTGATGTT CGCTGTCGCCATAATTTTCCTTACCTTTTCTGTGATTTTGGCGTTTACGTTGGTGTCATTCTTGATTGGAAGCGTAGCTCGTCGAGGAGTCTGTGACTCGTTAAAACAACCCCGAGATAGTCAAATAATCGAATATATTGATGTATACTTCAACATCAACAAACATTACGAACAAATTCGCAGTCAGAGTACCCGTTCTGATTGGAAACTACAACCAACAAACCGAGAGTCTGATCCTATTCGCATTGTGGAAGTGATTGAATCATGTAGCGGTAATAATTCTATTTatcag GTTCTTAAATTATCAAACTTCTACGACATTAAAGAGATTCGACAGTTCCCGGAGGATTACGGAATTGTGCGGGAGCTAAACACACTGAAGGGAAGGATCCAGATCGGAAAGGTTGATATTTTAAAAGAAGAGGCTCAGCGTGATATCGAGTTACTGCGAGATTCCCGACTAAACGATTTCGAAGCATATAAATTCGTAGATCAT TTAACTTCCAACATTACACAAAACAACTTGAACGACATTGCCAATAGACTGCGAAAAGTGGCTGAAGATATTCCATCGAACAAAGATTTGAACGACATTAAGGTCAACTTGAAAAATCAAGCCTTACACTTATCCTCCTATCAG TCCAATCTAGTCGATCCAATGCTGCGCTATACAAACGAACTGGTCAGCCTGTCAACGACGCTAGAACGTAGCTTGAGATTCGGTAAAGAATCATTCGCGTTTGCGATTGATGATTTCCTCACGCAGATAAAGGAAGCTGAGGAATACATCAACGAAAAGGGACAACCCTTTGTGAGGGATGTGGTCACCGAGCTGGCCGATGGTTTTCTAGGGCAGATTCATTCCTATCTGAATTTGGTGATTGATTCTACTACCAAGGAGATTGGCCGTTGCGGTCCACTAGCCAACGTTTATCAATCGATGACGGTGGCCACCTGCAATCGGATTGTGGATCCATTC AATGGCTTCTGGGCTGGCGTCGGTTGGTGTCTGGCCATCTTCCTGCCGACGATTGTGCTGTGCGTGAAGCTGTCTACGCTCTACCAAAAGTCTGATCCGTACCCCGGACCACTAGTCGAATC